From a single Dehalococcoidia bacterium genomic region:
- a CDS encoding HAD family phosphatase has product MASSVALLWDLDGVLVDSAAFHYQAFREVLAQMGHDLDEETFRRSLLGLRNDAILRRLLGDLPPEQVQDLAHRKEEAFRRLIEGRVQPLPGAREMVLAARERGMLQGIVSSTPRQNVLLVLRTLGLEDAFTAVVAEGDVSRGKPDPEGFLLAARRLQVPPEACTVIEDAPEGVQAAKAAGMRCLAVATTRPPHMLSQADLVVESLADPAARRFLLES; this is encoded by the coding sequence ATGGCGTCCTCGGTTGCCCTCCTGTGGGACCTGGACGGCGTCCTGGTGGACAGCGCTGCCTTTCACTACCAGGCCTTCCGGGAGGTGCTGGCCCAGATGGGGCACGACCTGGACGAGGAGACCTTTCGTCGTTCCCTGCTGGGCCTGCGCAACGATGCCATCCTGCGGCGGCTGCTGGGAGACCTGCCGCCGGAGCAGGTGCAGGATTTAGCCCATCGCAAGGAGGAGGCCTTCCGGCGCCTCATCGAGGGCCGGGTGCAGCCCTTGCCGGGGGCGCGCGAGATGGTCCTGGCAGCCCGTGAGCGAGGGATGCTCCAGGGCATCGTCTCCTCCACGCCCCGACAGAATGTCCTCCTGGTGCTGCGCACGCTGGGCCTGGAGGACGCCTTTACGGCAGTGGTAGCCGAGGGAGACGTCAGCAGGGGCAAGCCCGACCCGGAAGGCTTTCTGCTGGCGGCGCGACGACTGCAGGTGCCGCCCGAGGCCTGCACCGTCATCGAGGACGCCCCGGAGGGGGTGCAGGCAGCCAAGGCGGCGGGCATGCGCTGCCTGGCAGTGGCCACCACCCGTCCGCCGCATATGCTGTCGCAAGCGGACCTGGTAGTGGAGTCGCTGGCCGACCCGGCGGCGCGCCGCTTCCTGCTGGAGAGCTGA
- a CDS encoding phosphosulfolactate synthase, whose product MEQRAFPFIPANKRESKPRSRGITEIRGPYYTPMGKRYLEDVLETMGDYIDSVKFAGGSFVLYRRDVLKEFIELAHRYDVMVSTGGFIERVLSWGPDLVDKYIRECKDLGFDIIEISTGFITIPTDDWLRLVEKVQKAGLKAKPEVGIQFGAGGATSAEELALEGTRDVEWAIGQARRFLEAGAYMIMIESEGITESVKTWRTDVVAKIINALGLEKVMFEAADPLVFTWYLQNYGPEVNLFVDHSQIVQLECIRSGLWGTKSVWGRVLTYKE is encoded by the coding sequence ATGGAGCAAAGGGCGTTCCCCTTCATCCCCGCCAACAAGCGGGAGAGCAAGCCTCGCAGCCGCGGCATCACCGAGATCCGCGGCCCCTACTACACGCCCATGGGTAAGCGCTACCTGGAGGACGTCTTGGAGACCATGGGCGACTACATCGATAGCGTCAAGTTCGCCGGCGGCTCCTTCGTGCTCTACCGACGGGACGTGCTGAAGGAGTTCATCGAGCTGGCCCACCGCTACGATGTGATGGTATCCACCGGCGGCTTCATCGAGCGCGTCCTATCCTGGGGCCCCGACCTGGTGGACAAGTACATCCGCGAGTGCAAGGACTTGGGCTTTGACATCATCGAGATCTCCACTGGCTTCATAACCATCCCCACCGACGACTGGCTGCGGCTGGTGGAGAAGGTCCAGAAGGCTGGGCTCAAGGCCAAGCCGGAAGTGGGCATCCAGTTCGGTGCCGGCGGCGCTACCTCCGCCGAGGAGCTGGCCCTGGAGGGCACCCGTGATGTGGAGTGGGCCATCGGGCAGGCCCGTCGGTTCCTGGAGGCCGGCGCCTACATGATCATGATCGAGTCCGAGGGGATCACCGAAAGCGTCAAGACCTGGCGCACCGATGTGGTGGCCAAGATCATCAATGCCCTGGGGCTGGAGAAGGTCATGTTCGAGGCCGCCGACCCCCTTGTCTTCACCTGGTACCTGCAGAACTACGGCCCCGAGGTCAACCTGTTCGTGGACCACAGCCAGATCGTGCAGCTGGAGTGCATTCGCTCCGGCCTGTGGGGCACCAAGAGCGTCTGGGGCCGTGTCCTGACTTACAAGGAGTAG
- a CDS encoding MmgE/PrpD family protein → MTLVEQLAQFVVQADYEMLSQEARRQLKVRVLDSLACAIGALEGEPIVYIRQHIEEFGGASLCTLIGGGRTAPDRAAFYNGALVRYLDYNDSFLAPGETCHPSDNLGAVLAASEYADRSGRDLLTALAVAYQVQCRLSEVAPVRHKGFDHTTQGTYAAGAGVAKALGLDAERTAHAIALSATPNNALRVTRTGRLSHWKGLAYPHTGFVATHAAFLARRGITGPLEVFEGNKGFMDAIAGHFQIDWSKEDLEMVRKTIIKKYNAEIHSQSAIEGLLELQALHGFRAEDVERIDLDTFQVAFMIIGGGEEGDKHIVQTKEEADHSLPYMLAVALLDGDVGPAQYEPERIVRDDVQTLLRRVHVRPVDEFSARFPAEMPARLRVTLKDGRVLQIEKRDYEGFHTRPMPWERVLEKFERLAGPYTDASLRREIAACVDNLENVPVRELTALLARVGK, encoded by the coding sequence ATGACCCTGGTCGAGCAGCTGGCCCAGTTCGTTGTCCAGGCTGACTACGAGATGCTGTCGCAGGAGGCGCGGCGTCAGCTCAAGGTCCGGGTCCTGGACTCCCTGGCCTGCGCTATCGGCGCCCTGGAGGGAGAGCCCATAGTCTACATTCGCCAGCACATCGAGGAGTTCGGAGGGGCCTCCCTCTGCACCCTCATCGGCGGTGGTCGAACGGCGCCCGACCGTGCCGCCTTTTACAACGGCGCCCTGGTGCGCTACCTGGACTACAACGACTCCTTCCTGGCCCCCGGAGAGACGTGCCACCCCAGCGACAATCTGGGGGCGGTGCTGGCGGCCAGCGAGTATGCCGACCGCAGCGGCCGCGACCTGCTGACGGCCCTGGCTGTCGCCTATCAGGTCCAGTGCCGTCTGTCGGAGGTGGCCCCGGTGCGGCACAAGGGGTTCGACCACACGACCCAGGGCACCTACGCCGCCGGCGCTGGCGTCGCCAAGGCGCTGGGGCTGGACGCGGAGCGAACGGCCCATGCCATCGCCCTGTCGGCCACCCCCAACAACGCCCTGAGGGTGACCCGCACCGGCCGCCTGTCCCACTGGAAGGGGCTGGCCTATCCCCATACCGGCTTCGTGGCGACCCATGCCGCCTTCCTGGCCAGGCGTGGCATCACCGGGCCCCTGGAGGTGTTCGAGGGCAACAAGGGGTTCATGGATGCCATCGCCGGGCACTTCCAGATCGACTGGTCCAAGGAAGACCTGGAGATGGTGCGCAAGACCATCATCAAGAAGTACAACGCCGAGATCCATTCCCAGTCGGCCATCGAGGGGTTGCTGGAGCTGCAGGCCCTGCACGGCTTTAGGGCCGAGGACGTGGAGCGTATCGACCTGGACACCTTCCAAGTGGCCTTCATGATCATCGGCGGCGGTGAGGAGGGCGACAAGCACATCGTCCAGACCAAGGAGGAGGCCGACCACAGCCTTCCCTACATGCTGGCGGTGGCCCTGCTGGACGGCGACGTGGGGCCTGCCCAGTACGAGCCGGAGCGCATCGTCCGCGACGACGTTCAGACGCTCCTGCGCCGTGTCCACGTGCGACCGGTGGACGAGTTCAGCGCCCGCTTCCCGGCCGAAATGCCTGCCCGCCTGCGGGTGACCCTGAAAGACGGCCGTGTCCTGCAGATAGAGAAGCGGGACTACGAAGGCTTCCACACCCGTCCCATGCCCTGGGAACGGGTGCTGGAGAAGTTCGAGCGCCTGGCAGGCCCGTACACCGACGCCTCCCTGCGGCGCGAGATAGCGGCCTGCGTGGACAATCTGGAGAACGTGCCAGTGAGGGAGCTGACGGCCCTTCTGGCCCGGGTAGGCAAGTAG